In the genome of Streptomyces collinus, one region contains:
- a CDS encoding enoyl-CoA hydratase/isomerase family protein — MSEERFGEFVAVRRHEQGHVAELVLDRPKAMNAVSTEMARSIAGACTALGEDREVRAVVLTSTHERAFCVGADLKERNSFSDADLLRQRPVTRGAYTGVLELPVPTVAAVHGFALGGGFELALACDVIVADRTAVVGLPEVSVGVIPGGGGTQLLPRRVGAARAAELIFSARRVEAAEAGELGLVDELVEEGRDREAALALAARIAGNSPVGLRAAKRALRLGQGLDLRAGLEVEDAAWRTTAFSGDRAEGVAAFNERRKPQWPGE, encoded by the coding sequence ATGAGTGAGGAACGGTTCGGGGAGTTCGTGGCGGTGCGGCGGCATGAGCAGGGGCACGTCGCGGAGCTCGTCCTCGACCGGCCCAAGGCCATGAACGCGGTGTCGACGGAGATGGCGCGCTCCATCGCCGGGGCGTGTACGGCGCTGGGGGAGGACCGGGAGGTGCGGGCCGTCGTCCTGACCTCGACGCACGAGCGGGCGTTCTGTGTCGGGGCCGACCTGAAGGAGCGGAACTCGTTCAGCGACGCGGATCTGCTGCGGCAGCGGCCGGTGACGCGGGGGGCGTACACCGGGGTGCTGGAGCTGCCGGTGCCGACGGTGGCGGCGGTGCACGGGTTCGCGCTCGGCGGCGGGTTCGAGCTGGCGCTGGCCTGCGACGTGATCGTGGCGGACCGGACGGCCGTCGTGGGGCTGCCGGAGGTGTCGGTCGGGGTGATCCCCGGGGGCGGGGGCACACAGTTGCTGCCGCGGCGGGTCGGGGCGGCCCGGGCTGCCGAGCTGATCTTCTCCGCGCGGCGGGTGGAGGCCGCGGAGGCGGGCGAGTTGGGGTTGGTCGATGAGCTGGTGGAGGAGGGGCGGGACCGGGAGGCGGCGCTGGCGCTGGCGGCCCGGATCGCCGGGAACTCCCCGGTGGGCCTGCGGGCGGCGAAGCGGGCGCTGCGGCTCGGGCAGGGCCTCGATCTGCGGGCCGGGCTGGAGGTCGAGGACGCGGCGTGGCGGACCACGGCGTTCTCGGGGGACCGGGCGGAGGGCGTCGCGGCCTTCAACGAGCGGCGCAAGCCGCAGTGGCCGGGGGAATAG
- a CDS encoding GGDEF domain-containing protein: MGEDRRLAAVVALAQGMAAAHGSREAWRAAAAGACRALGGSFAALSVWERELGRLRVLVNVGELAEGEEEFPEDEAYPVHQFAEITEFLHEQWAGGGEPDAWVETAEGPAAGGRSGYCHQRVAALRRRGRGCCVVAPIVLHGRAWGELYVARPAGEAVFGRGDADFATVLASVVAAGLAQTERLEEARRLAFTDSLTGLANRRAVDVRLERAIERHRRDGAVVSLVVCDLNGLKRVNDTHGHAVGDRLLERFGSVLSLCGAMLPGALAARLGGDEFCLLAVGPPADQVVKAAGELCRRAAELELGDGVACGVASTEDPIGPVRSARRLFRLADAAQYRAKAERASRPVVAGRAGPDDPVVRLADEPSQESDGERRRFRGRHAP, encoded by the coding sequence ATGGGTGAGGACAGACGGCTGGCGGCCGTCGTCGCGTTGGCTCAGGGGATGGCGGCCGCACACGGGTCGCGTGAGGCGTGGCGTGCCGCGGCCGCCGGGGCGTGCCGGGCGCTGGGCGGCAGTTTCGCCGCGCTGTCGGTGTGGGAGCGGGAGCTCGGGCGGCTGCGGGTCCTCGTGAACGTCGGCGAGCTGGCCGAGGGTGAGGAGGAGTTCCCCGAGGACGAGGCCTACCCGGTGCACCAGTTCGCGGAGATCACCGAGTTCCTGCACGAGCAGTGGGCCGGCGGCGGGGAGCCGGACGCCTGGGTGGAGACCGCCGAGGGGCCCGCCGCCGGCGGGCGGTCCGGGTACTGCCACCAGCGGGTCGCCGCCCTGCGCCGCAGGGGCCGCGGCTGCTGCGTGGTCGCGCCCATCGTGCTGCACGGCCGGGCCTGGGGCGAGCTGTACGTGGCCCGCCCGGCCGGTGAGGCGGTCTTCGGGCGGGGCGACGCCGACTTCGCCACGGTCCTGGCCTCCGTCGTGGCCGCCGGCCTCGCCCAGACCGAGCGGCTGGAGGAAGCCCGGCGGCTGGCCTTCACCGACTCGCTCACCGGGCTGGCCAACCGCCGTGCCGTGGACGTACGTCTGGAGCGGGCGATCGAGCGGCACCGCAGGGACGGCGCCGTCGTGAGTCTCGTCGTCTGCGATCTGAACGGGCTCAAGCGGGTCAACGACACCCATGGGCACGCCGTCGGCGACCGGCTCCTGGAGCGGTTCGGGTCGGTGCTGTCGCTGTGCGGGGCCATGCTGCCGGGCGCGCTGGCCGCACGGCTCGGCGGGGACGAGTTCTGTCTGCTCGCGGTCGGGCCGCCCGCCGACCAGGTCGTCAAGGCGGCCGGTGAACTGTGCCGCAGGGCCGCGGAGTTGGAGCTCGGGGACGGGGTGGCCTGCGGGGTCGCCTCCACCGAGGACCCGATCGGGCCCGTGCGCTCGGCCCGGCGGCTCTTCCGGCTCGCCGACGCCGCCCAGTACCGGGCCAAGGCCGAGCGGGCGAGCAGGCCGGTGGTGGCAGGGCGGGCCGGGCCCGACGACCCTGTCGTACGGCTGGCGGACGAGCCGTCCCAGGAGTCCGACGGTGAGCGCCGGCGCTTCCGGGGGCGGCACGCGCCCTGA
- the hutH gene encoding histidine ammonia-lyase, with protein sequence MHTVVVGTSGVTASDVLAVARGGAPVELSEEAVAALAAAREIVDALAAKPEPVYGVSTGFGALATRHISPELRAQLQRNIVRSHAAGMGPAVEREVVRALMFLRLKTVCSGRTGVRPEVAQTMADLLNAGITPVVHEYGSLGCSGDLAPLSHCALALMGEGDAEGPDGVVRPAAELLAAHGIQPVELREKEGLALLNGTDGMLGMLVMALADLETLYRSADVTAALSLEGLLGTDKVLAPELHAIRPHPGQAASAANMLAVLKGSGLTGHHQDDAPRVQDAYSVRCAPQVAGAGRDTMTHARLVADRELAAAVDNPVVLPDGRVESNGNFHGAPVAYVLDFLAIAAADLGSIAERRTDRLLDKNRSHGLPPFLADDAGVDSGLMIAQYTQAALVSELKRLAVPASADSIPSSAMQEDHVSMGWSAARKLRTAVDNLTRVIAIELYAATRAVELREGLTPAPASRAVIDAVRDAGVQGPGPDRFLAPDLAAADAFVRDGRLLAAVEKVTGPLQ encoded by the coding sequence ATGCACACTGTGGTGGTGGGGACGTCCGGGGTGACCGCGTCCGACGTGCTCGCCGTGGCGCGCGGCGGCGCCCCCGTCGAGCTCTCCGAGGAGGCCGTGGCCGCCCTCGCCGCAGCCCGCGAGATCGTGGACGCGCTGGCGGCCAAGCCGGAACCCGTGTACGGCGTGAGCACCGGCTTCGGGGCCCTGGCGACCCGGCACATCAGCCCGGAGCTGCGCGCGCAGCTCCAGCGCAACATCGTCCGCTCGCACGCCGCCGGGATGGGCCCGGCCGTGGAGCGGGAAGTCGTGCGCGCCCTGATGTTCCTGCGGCTGAAGACCGTCTGCTCCGGCCGCACCGGCGTACGCCCCGAGGTCGCGCAGACCATGGCCGACCTCCTCAACGCCGGAATCACCCCGGTCGTGCACGAGTACGGCTCCCTCGGCTGCTCCGGCGACCTCGCGCCGCTGTCCCACTGCGCGCTGGCGCTCATGGGCGAGGGCGACGCCGAGGGCCCCGACGGTGTCGTGCGCCCGGCCGCCGAACTCCTCGCCGCGCACGGCATCCAGCCGGTCGAACTGCGCGAGAAGGAGGGCCTCGCCCTCCTCAACGGCACCGACGGCATGCTCGGCATGCTGGTGATGGCCCTGGCCGACCTGGAGACGCTCTACCGGTCCGCCGACGTCACCGCCGCCCTGTCCCTGGAGGGCCTGCTCGGCACCGACAAGGTCCTCGCGCCGGAACTGCACGCCATCCGGCCGCACCCGGGCCAGGCCGCCAGCGCCGCCAACATGCTGGCCGTGCTGAAGGGATCGGGCCTGACCGGGCACCACCAGGACGACGCCCCGCGCGTCCAGGACGCCTACTCGGTGCGCTGCGCCCCGCAGGTCGCCGGCGCCGGGCGGGACACCATGACCCACGCCCGGCTGGTCGCCGACCGCGAGCTGGCCGCCGCCGTGGACAACCCCGTCGTGCTGCCCGACGGGCGGGTGGAGTCCAACGGCAACTTCCACGGGGCGCCCGTCGCCTACGTCCTGGACTTCCTCGCCATCGCCGCCGCCGACCTCGGCTCCATCGCCGAGCGGCGCACCGACCGGCTGCTCGACAAGAACCGCAGCCACGGCCTGCCGCCGTTCCTCGCCGACGACGCCGGTGTGGACTCGGGCCTGATGATCGCTCAGTACACGCAGGCCGCGCTGGTGAGCGAGCTGAAGCGGCTCGCCGTACCGGCGTCGGCCGACTCGATCCCGTCCTCCGCGATGCAGGAGGACCACGTCTCGATGGGCTGGTCGGCGGCGCGCAAGCTGCGCACGGCCGTCGACAACCTCACCCGGGTGATCGCCATCGAGCTCTACGCCGCCACGCGCGCGGTGGAGTTGCGCGAGGGGCTGACCCCGGCGCCCGCGTCGCGGGCGGTCATCGACGCCGTACGGGACGCGGGAGTTCAGGGACCCGGGCCGGACCGGTTCCTCGCGCCCGACCTCGCCGCGGCGGACGCGTTCGTGCGCGACGGGCGGCTGCTGGCCGCGGTCGAGAAGGTCACCGGGCCGCTCCAGTAG
- a CDS encoding L,D-transpeptidase, translating to MEKRVMTVSKRRKGLTVASALLGGVLMLSACSGGDDSASGGDGGDSSQSKVDEAAAKKTSEAQIKITPEDGSDNASINNSAAVTVSKGTLTNVKMTTPEGAEVSGQISADKTSWKPTTQLERSTTYKLSAEAKDSDGRVAHENASFTTVSPANSFIGNFTPDDGTTVGVGMPVSINFDKAITNKAAVQKGIKVSTTGGQEVACHWFNANRMDCRPEDYWKEGSTVTLKLALDGVEGAEGVFGVQQKTVTFKIGRNQVSYVDAKTKQMKITQDGKTVRTIPISAGSPENKTYEGIMVMSEKFKETRMNGATVGFTDDDGKGEYDIKDVPHAIRLSSSGTFIHGNYWGAKSIFGSVNTSHGCVGLQDAKGADDPNTPGAWFFKNSMLGDVVVVENTGDKTIAPDNGLNGWNMNWADWKAGSAV from the coding sequence ATGGAGAAGCGTGTGATGACGGTCAGCAAGCGGCGCAAGGGCCTGACGGTCGCGTCCGCACTGCTCGGCGGAGTGCTGATGCTCTCGGCGTGTTCCGGAGGCGATGACAGCGCCTCCGGGGGCGACGGAGGCGACAGCTCCCAGTCGAAGGTCGACGAGGCCGCGGCGAAGAAGACCTCCGAGGCCCAGATCAAGATCACGCCCGAGGACGGCTCCGACAACGCCTCCATCAACAACTCGGCCGCCGTCACCGTGAGCAAGGGCACGCTCACGAACGTGAAGATGACGACGCCGGAGGGCGCGGAGGTCAGCGGCCAGATATCCGCCGACAAGACCAGCTGGAAGCCCACCACCCAGCTGGAGCGGTCCACGACCTACAAGCTGTCGGCCGAGGCGAAGGACTCCGACGGACGCGTCGCCCACGAGAACGCCTCGTTCACCACGGTCTCCCCGGCCAACAGCTTCATCGGCAACTTCACGCCGGACGACGGCACCACCGTCGGCGTCGGCATGCCGGTCTCGATCAACTTCGACAAGGCGATCACCAACAAGGCCGCGGTCCAGAAGGGCATCAAGGTCAGCACGACCGGCGGCCAGGAGGTCGCCTGCCACTGGTTCAACGCCAACCGCATGGACTGCCGGCCCGAGGACTACTGGAAGGAAGGCTCCACCGTCACGCTGAAGCTCGCGCTCGACGGCGTCGAGGGAGCCGAGGGCGTCTTCGGCGTCCAGCAGAAGACGGTCACCTTCAAGATCGGCCGCAACCAGGTCTCGTACGTCGACGCGAAGACCAAGCAGATGAAGATCACGCAGGACGGCAAGACCGTCCGCACGATCCCGATCTCCGCCGGCTCGCCCGAGAACAAGACCTACGAGGGCATCATGGTGATGTCCGAGAAGTTCAAGGAGACGCGCATGAACGGCGCGACCGTGGGCTTCACGGACGACGACGGCAAGGGCGAGTACGACATCAAGGACGTGCCGCACGCCATCCGCCTCTCCAGCTCCGGCACGTTCATCCACGGCAACTACTGGGGCGCGAAGTCCATCTTCGGCAGCGTGAACACCAGCCACGGCTGCGTGGGTCTGCAGGACGCCAAGGGCGCCGACGACCCGAACACCCCGGGTGCGTGGTTCTTCAAGAACTCGATGCTCGGTGACGTGGTGGTCGTCGAGAACACCGGCGACAAGACCATCGCGCCGGACAACGGCCTCAACGGCTGGAACATGAACTGGGCCGACTGGAAGGCCGGCTCGGCGGTCTGA
- a CDS encoding ABC transporter permease, which produces MFFTYLRRELRRRRKAALVVASGLALGIALVIVVSSVSAGMGRAQDKVLQSLYGLGTDMTVTKAVAPAGSDAQRPRFRFDAQDDGSGGEQSSDRVMVRGFQTLAGSTVGRVGAQSGVADAVGGLSLQVVKVSGAFTRGRFEQGEGGGGQGFGRGGAQPSPQGRVEGGGADFDVNNYSVYGTDVTKPALGPLTSSKITSGRSFTRSETDARVAVADAAYAKEKKLKTGSTVTVKGTGFKVVGIATADSGDAAADLYVPLKQAQTLAGAKGKVTTIYVKATDSQRIGSVKSEIQKDVPGTTVTTSADLAGTVSGSLSTASSLAAGVGKWLSIVVLAAAFLVAGLLTSSAVSRRVREFGTLKALGWKSGRVTRQVVGEAVVNGLVGGALGIALGLAGAYAVTAVSPTLQAQLGGGGGAGGGGFGGFRGGPGREAAGKTLDVALTAPVSLTTIALAVGLAVTGGLVAGAFGGWRASRLRPADALRRVE; this is translated from the coding sequence ATGTTCTTCACCTATCTGAGGCGCGAGCTGCGCCGCCGCAGAAAAGCGGCCCTCGTCGTCGCCTCCGGACTGGCGCTGGGCATCGCGCTGGTCATCGTCGTCTCCTCCGTGTCCGCCGGTATGGGCCGGGCGCAGGACAAGGTGCTCCAGTCGCTGTACGGGCTGGGCACGGACATGACCGTCACCAAGGCCGTTGCACCGGCCGGGAGCGACGCGCAGCGGCCGCGCTTCCGCTTCGACGCGCAGGACGACGGGTCGGGCGGCGAACAGAGCAGCGACCGTGTCATGGTGCGCGGCTTTCAGACCCTGGCCGGTTCGACCGTGGGCAGGGTCGGTGCGCAGAGCGGCGTCGCGGACGCGGTGGGCGGCCTGAGCCTCCAGGTCGTCAAGGTCAGCGGCGCGTTCACACGGGGCCGGTTCGAGCAGGGTGAGGGCGGCGGCGGGCAGGGCTTCGGCCGGGGCGGGGCCCAGCCCTCACCGCAGGGCCGGGTCGAGGGCGGCGGCGCCGACTTCGACGTCAACAACTACTCCGTCTACGGCACCGACGTCACCAAGCCGGCCCTCGGCCCGCTGACCTCCTCGAAGATCACCAGCGGCCGTTCGTTCACCAGGAGCGAGACGGACGCCAGGGTCGCCGTGGCGGATGCCGCGTACGCCAAGGAGAAGAAGCTCAAGACCGGCTCCACGGTCACCGTCAAAGGCACCGGTTTCAAGGTGGTCGGCATCGCCACGGCCGACAGCGGGGACGCGGCCGCCGACCTCTACGTCCCGCTGAAGCAGGCGCAGACCCTGGCCGGCGCCAAGGGCAAGGTCACCACCATCTACGTCAAGGCCACCGACTCGCAGCGGATCGGCAGCGTCAAGTCGGAGATCCAGAAGGACGTTCCGGGCACCACGGTCACCACCTCCGCCGACCTCGCCGGCACCGTCTCCGGCTCCCTGTCGACGGCCTCCTCCCTCGCCGCGGGCGTCGGCAAGTGGCTGTCGATCGTGGTGCTCGCCGCCGCTTTCCTGGTGGCGGGGCTGCTGACCTCTTCGGCGGTCTCCCGCCGGGTCCGCGAGTTCGGCACGCTCAAGGCACTGGGCTGGAAGTCGGGCCGGGTGACGCGGCAGGTGGTCGGCGAGGCGGTGGTCAACGGCCTGGTGGGCGGTGCGCTGGGCATCGCGCTGGGGCTGGCGGGCGCATACGCCGTGACGGCCGTGAGTCCCACGCTCCAGGCACAGTTGGGCGGGGGAGGCGGTGCCGGTGGTGGCGGCTTCGGGGGCTTTCGGGGCGGCCCGGGCCGTGAGGCGGCGGGGAAGACCCTCGACGTCGCCCTCACCGCCCCGGTCAGCCTGACGACCATCGCCCTCGCGGTGGGCCTCGCGGTGACGGGCGGGCTGGTCGCAGGGGCCTTCGGCGGCTGGCGGGCCTCCAGACTGCGCCCGGCGGACGCACTGCGGCGGGTGGAGTAG
- a CDS encoding ABC transporter ATP-binding protein yields the protein MYELRAVTKHYTRSKDTVQALDGIDLTIPDGDRLVIQGPTGGGKSTLLQMLGGLDRPTSGQVVLDGTDLAALPEARLTRVRSESIGFVFQSFNLIPTLTAQENVETALVPLGVKPKQRREQAAEALESVGLGERSAHLPGEMSGGQQQRVAIARALVKQPKVLLADEPTGNLDESMRDEIMDVLERMWEELGLTFVMVTHDSAIARKAPRLATIREGRISVTENTRA from the coding sequence ATGTACGAACTCAGAGCTGTCACCAAGCACTACACCCGCTCCAAAGACACCGTCCAAGCCCTGGACGGCATAGACCTGACCATCCCCGACGGCGACCGGCTGGTCATCCAGGGCCCCACCGGCGGCGGCAAGTCCACGCTGCTGCAGATGCTCGGCGGTCTCGACCGCCCGACCTCCGGCCAGGTCGTCCTGGACGGCACCGACCTCGCCGCACTGCCGGAGGCCAGACTGACCCGCGTACGGAGCGAGAGCATCGGCTTCGTCTTCCAGTCCTTCAACCTCATCCCGACGCTCACCGCGCAGGAGAACGTGGAGACGGCCCTCGTCCCCCTCGGCGTGAAGCCGAAACAGCGACGCGAACAGGCCGCGGAGGCACTGGAGTCGGTCGGCCTCGGCGAGCGCAGCGCGCATCTTCCCGGCGAGATGTCCGGCGGTCAGCAGCAACGCGTGGCCATAGCCCGGGCCCTCGTCAAACAGCCGAAGGTGCTCCTCGCCGACGAACCCACCGGAAATCTCGACGAATCGATGCGCGACGAGATCATGGACGTGCTCGAACGCATGTGGGAGGAACTCGGTCTCACCTTCGTCATGGTCACCCACGACTCGGCGATTGCGCGGAAGGCCCCGCGCCTGGCGACGATCCGCGAGGGCCGGATCAGCGTCACCGAGAACACGCGTGCGTAA
- a CDS encoding S8 family serine peptidase yields the protein MTSPASANGEQAAASAKPASLTAKHRITLITGDRVVLDAKGRVIGLEHAKGRENVPVQIRKVDGHTLVIPVDAARLVATGKLDQRLFDVTELNKSTTRKAQKKGLKVIVGYRGSAASTKADVREAGTLRHTLKSVNADAVQTPQAETPELWDAVTNGEKTASGIAHVWLDGVRKASLDKSVPQIGTPKAWAAGYDGKGTKIAVLDTGVDATHDDLKGQVAGAKNFTTSPDATDKVGHGTHVASIAAGTGKKSGGKYKGVAPGAKILNGKVLDDGGFGSDSEILAGMEWAVAEGADVINMSLGGGDTPAIDPLEAAVNKLSDEKGVLFAIAAGNEGDFGEQTIGSPGSAAAALTVGAVDDKDKLADFSSRGPGMDGALKPDVTAPGVDITAASAPGNQIAQEVGEKPAGYMTISGTSMATPHVAGAAAILKQQHPEWKYAELKGALTGSTKGGKYTPFEQGSGRIQVDQAIKQSVIAEPASVSFGVQQWPHTDDKPVTKELTYRNLGTKDVTLKLASTATNPKGQAAPAGFFKLGATSVTVPAGGKASVPFTVNTKLGGTVDGAYSSYVTATGGGQTVRTAAAVQREVESYDVTLKFLDRDGKAAKNYNADLTGITGKNKGKSSMPYDEDGTVTARVPKGTYVLNTNIFAGDDPEKFEGVDWLAQPKLNVTKNTTVTLDARKAKPVDITVPATGVKSEFASADYTVEAGEGSYGFGWWLDSFADIRTAHVGSQITDGSVTQQWDGHWSKGGKEEYDVIAGGPVKQLATGFTKHYKASELATVKAGLGASASGKKGSVNAVGWMPWSSSASSIGIQQTLPGTRTLHLSAQGGVKWQLEFAQSGGVDADGFPVDEAAYAMGTHKFAAGKSYSKTVNTAVFGPRLSGDFGVFREGNEIYGSLPLFADGKGNVGYSEFSAVDTTLYRNGTKVGSNDDPLFGDKQFKVPAGDAAYKLTTSVKRSVKVAAASTRVDASWTFRSKKTSDITKLPVSTARFLAATGLDSKAPADKTVKIPVTVEGAAKGSNLKSLSVYASYDYGKTWKKLTVKDGKVSVKNPAKGKGISFHAKIADKKGNKSTISIYNAYYGK from the coding sequence ATGACCAGCCCGGCGTCGGCCAACGGCGAGCAGGCGGCAGCGTCCGCCAAGCCGGCGTCCCTTACCGCCAAGCACCGCATCACACTGATCACCGGTGACCGCGTCGTCCTGGACGCCAAGGGCCGTGTCATCGGCCTGGAGCATGCCAAGGGCCGCGAGAACGTACCCGTCCAGATCCGCAAGGTCGACGGCCACACCCTTGTCATCCCGGTCGACGCGGCCCGCCTGGTCGCCACCGGCAAGCTCGACCAGCGGCTCTTCGACGTCACCGAGCTGAACAAGTCCACGACCCGGAAGGCCCAGAAGAAGGGCCTGAAGGTCATCGTCGGCTACCGGGGAAGCGCCGCGTCCACCAAGGCCGACGTCCGTGAGGCCGGCACCCTGCGCCACACGCTGAAGTCCGTGAACGCGGACGCGGTGCAGACGCCGCAGGCGGAGACGCCCGAGCTGTGGGACGCGGTCACCAACGGCGAGAAGACCGCCTCCGGTATCGCGCACGTCTGGCTCGACGGCGTCCGCAAGGCCAGCCTCGACAAGTCCGTCCCCCAGATCGGCACCCCGAAGGCGTGGGCGGCCGGCTACGACGGCAAGGGCACCAAGATCGCCGTCCTGGACACCGGTGTGGACGCCACCCACGACGACCTCAAGGGTCAGGTGGCCGGCGCCAAGAACTTCACCACCTCGCCCGACGCCACCGACAAGGTCGGCCACGGCACGCACGTCGCCTCCATCGCGGCGGGCACCGGCAAGAAGTCCGGCGGCAAGTACAAGGGTGTCGCGCCCGGCGCGAAGATCCTCAACGGCAAGGTCCTCGACGACGGCGGATTCGGCAGCGACTCCGAGATCCTCGCCGGCATGGAGTGGGCCGTCGCCGAGGGCGCCGACGTCATCAACATGAGCCTGGGCGGCGGCGACACGCCCGCGATCGACCCGCTGGAAGCGGCGGTGAACAAGCTGTCCGACGAGAAGGGCGTCCTGTTCGCCATCGCGGCCGGCAACGAGGGCGACTTCGGCGAGCAGACCATCGGCTCCCCGGGCAGCGCCGCCGCGGCTCTCACCGTCGGCGCGGTCGACGACAAGGACAAGCTCGCCGACTTCTCCAGCCGCGGCCCCGGCATGGACGGCGCCCTCAAGCCCGACGTGACCGCGCCCGGCGTGGACATCACGGCGGCCTCCGCCCCGGGCAACCAGATAGCCCAGGAGGTCGGCGAGAAGCCCGCCGGCTACATGACGATCTCCGGTACGTCGATGGCGACCCCGCATGTCGCGGGCGCGGCGGCGATCCTCAAGCAGCAGCACCCGGAGTGGAAGTACGCCGAGCTGAAGGGCGCCCTCACCGGCTCCACCAAGGGCGGCAAGTACACCCCGTTCGAGCAGGGTTCGGGCCGGATCCAGGTCGACCAGGCCATCAAGCAGTCCGTGATCGCCGAGCCGGCCTCGGTGAGCTTCGGTGTGCAGCAGTGGCCCCACACCGACGACAAGCCGGTCACCAAGGAGCTGACGTACCGCAACCTCGGTACGAAGGACGTCACGCTGAAGCTGGCGTCGACGGCCACCAACCCGAAGGGCCAGGCCGCCCCGGCCGGCTTCTTCAAGCTCGGTGCCACCTCGGTGACGGTCCCGGCCGGCGGCAAGGCCTCCGTGCCGTTCACCGTCAACACCAAGCTGGGCGGCACGGTCGACGGCGCGTACTCGTCGTACGTGACGGCCACGGGCGGCGGCCAGACCGTCCGCACGGCGGCGGCGGTGCAGCGCGAGGTCGAGTCGTACGACGTGACGCTGAAGTTCCTCGACCGCGACGGCAAGGCGGCGAAGAACTACAACGCCGACCTGACCGGCATCACGGGCAAGAACAAGGGCAAGTCGTCCATGCCGTACGACGAGGACGGCACGGTCACCGCCCGTGTCCCCAAGGGCACCTACGTCCTGAACACGAACATCTTCGCGGGCGACGACCCGGAGAAGTTCGAGGGCGTCGACTGGCTGGCCCAGCCCAAGCTGAACGTCACCAAGAACACGACGGTCACGCTGGACGCCCGCAAGGCCAAGCCGGTGGACATCACCGTCCCGGCCACGGGCGTCAAGTCGGAGTTCGCCTCCGCCGACTACACCGTGGAGGCCGGTGAGGGCAGCTACGGCTTCGGCTGGTGGCTGGACTCCTTCGCCGACATCCGCACCGCCCACGTCGGTTCGCAGATCACCGACGGTTCGGTGACCCAGCAGTGGGACGGCCACTGGTCCAAGGGCGGCAAGGAGGAGTACGACGTCATCGCCGGCGGCCCGGTCAAGCAGCTCGCGACCGGTTTCACCAAGCACTACAAGGCGAGCGAGCTCGCCACGGTGAAGGCCGGCCTCGGCGCGTCGGCGAGCGGCAAGAAGGGCTCCGTCAACGCGGTGGGCTGGATGCCGTGGAGCTCCAGCGCCTCCTCGATCGGCATCCAGCAGACCCTGCCCGGCACCCGCACCCTGCACCTGTCCGCGCAGGGCGGCGTGAAGTGGCAGCTGGAGTTCGCCCAGTCCGGCGGTGTCGACGCCGACGGGTTCCCGGTCGACGAGGCCGCCTACGCGATGGGCACGCACAAGTTCGCCGCCGGCAAGAGCTACTCGAAGACCGTCAACACGGCAGTCTTCGGACCGCGCCTGAGCGGCGACTTCGGGGTCTTCCGTGAGGGCAACGAGATCTACGGTTCCCTGCCGCTGTTCGCCGACGGCAAGGGCAACGTGGGCTACTCGGAGTTCTCCGCGGTCGACACGACCCTCTACCGCAACGGCACCAAGGTCGGCAGCAACGACGACCCGCTGTTCGGCGACAAGCAGTTCAAGGTCCCGGCCGGTGACGCCGCGTACAAGCTGACGACGTCGGTCAAGCGCAGCGTCAAGGTCGCCGCGGCCTCCACCCGCGTCGACGCCAGCTGGACGTTCCGCTCGAAGAAGACCAGCGACATCACCAAGCTGCCCGTCTCCACGGCCCGCTTCCTCGCGGCCACGGGTCTGGACAGCAAGGCCCCGGCCGACAAGACCGTCAAGATCCCGGTCACCGTCGAGGGCGCGGCCAAGGGCAGCAACCTGAAGTCGCTGTCGGTGTACGCGTCGTACGACTACGGCAAGACCTGGAAGAAGCTCACCGTCAAGGACGGCAAGGTGAGCGTCAAGAACCCGGCGAAGGGGAAGGGCATCTCCTTCCACGCCAAGATCGCCGACAAGAAGGGCAACAAGTCGACGATCTCGATCTACAACGCGTACTACGGCAAGTGA